Proteins co-encoded in one Prunus persica cultivar Lovell chromosome G6, Prunus_persica_NCBIv2, whole genome shotgun sequence genomic window:
- the LOC109949658 gene encoding uncharacterized protein LOC109949658, with amino-acid sequence MYIDCLQAYSDSQLVVRLWNDQYAIKNATLVPYHERAKYLMSQFHDIHVSHIPSERDIQITVGEHYLLSSAIERTEELVDSNVITASVYEEEPDDLDWWHPIIEYLQHGKLPNDSRKKVSGNKKDWHERLPEALWAYRTTIRNSTGYSPYNLVYGAEAVIPLEVQFPLLRVALQLTNPDENANVRLAELEALDEKRLAAQQRLEIYQAQVTKAFNRKVKFRSYSIGDLVLTFQRPFVITRKMHGKFEPKWEGPTSLRRFSLRVPTSCQTP; translated from the exons ATGTATATTGATTGTTTGCAAGCATACAGTGATTCACAGTTAGTCGTCAGACTGTGGAATGACCAATACGCAATCAAAAATGCTACTCTCGTCCCATACCATGAAAGGGCAAAATATCTCATGTCACAGTTTCATGACATTCATGTTAGTCACATCCCGAG TGAAAGGGATATCCAAATCACTGTTGGGGAACATTATTTACTATCCTCAGCTATAGAGAGAACTGAAGAACTTGTTGATTCAAACGTCATTACGGCTTCTGTATATGAGGAAGAACCAGATGATCTCGATTGGTGGCATCCCATAATCGAGTATCTCCAACATGGCAAGTTGCCAAATGACTCAAGGAAGAAGGTCtcaggaaataaaaaagactggCATGAACGCCTCCCTGAAGCATTATGGGCTTATAGGACGACTATACGCAACTCAACAGGATATTCACCTTACAATTTGGTGTATGGCGCTGAAGCTGTTATACCATTAGAAGTCCAATTTCCATTGTTAAGGGTAGCTTTGCAGTTGACAAACCCCGACGAAAATGCAAATGTGAGACTGGCAGAACTGGAAGCTCTAGATGAGAAAAGATTGGCAGCTCAACAAAGGCTCGAAATATATCAAGCTCAGGTTACAAAGGCATTCAACAGAAAAGTTAAGTTCAGATCTTACTCAATTGGAGATTTGGTTTTAACTTTCCAAAGACCTTTTGTCATTACCAGGAAAATGCATGGTAAGTTTGAACCCAAGTGGGAGGGCCCTACGTCATTACGAAGGTTTTCTCTAAGGGTGCCTACGAGTTGTCAAACTCCGTAG